In Candidatus Margulisiibacteriota bacterium, the genomic window TGAGTATTAAAAACAGGCATTAACATTAATAGAAAAATGACTAAACCTGAAACAATAGAAGCTAAGGACACATACCCAGTAACTTTTATAATAACTAACTCCAAAACAAGTCCAATAATTGCGACCACTGGTTGAAGAAAGAACAAAACCCCGACTCCAGTTGCCACACCTTTGCCACCTTTAAATCCTACAAAAGGGCTAAAAGTATGTCCAAGTATAGCCAATGTTGCACCTAAAACTGTCAATATTGGATTGCCAAGAGTAAGTATATTTACTAAAAGAACAACGAAAAAACCTTTTCCAGCATCAAAGAAAAAAGCA contains:
- the plsY gene encoding glycerol-3-phosphate 1-O-acyltransferase PlsY, coding for MLDLILMLILCYLLGAIPFSYFVAKLKGVDLTKVGSGNIGATNVYRSVGKMYGVIAFFFDAGKGFFVVLLVNILTLGNPILTVLGATLAILGHTFSPFVGFKGGKGVATGVGVLFFLQPVVAIIGLVLELVIIKVTGYVSLASIVSGLVIFLLMLMPVFNTQPVYSLFVLVVVAYIIYKHKGNIKRLIKGQETKI